DNA sequence from the Podospora pseudocomata strain CBS 415.72m chromosome 2 map unlocalized CBS415.72m_2.2, whole genome shotgun sequence genome:
ACGTGACGCAACTCGGCAGCCGAGATGAAGCCGTTATTATCGCGATCGAACACCTTCACATCCTGATTAGAACCAATTGGAAGGTACCCTCTCTGAGAGTATACACACCTTGAAAGCTTCACGGATTTCCTCCTCGGAGTCTGTATCCTTCATCTTCCTAGCCATCATAGTAAGGAACTCTACACCTGGTCAGCCATGTGGTCGTGTATAGATGCGCATGCGCGCAATTGGCGGTGCCTACCTGGGAAATCAATGGTGCCATTGTTGTCCGCATCGACCTCGTTGATCATATCCTGGAGCTCTGACTCGGAAGGGTTCTGTCCCAGCGAACGCATAACGGTGCCCAACTCCTTAGTAGTGATTTGTCCTGTTTACCGCTTTAGTGATTCGTCCATTGTATAAAAGGAAATAAGCCAGGCGGAAATCATCGTTATCGTCGTCGTACGAAATGTCGAACGTGCAAAACGCGAGCCTCGTtgggcggggttggggagattTGGGAAACTCGGCTACAGGGGAACCACTAACCATCACCGTCCTTGTCCTGTTCAAGAGGTCAGCAAGTTTGCGCCAGGAGGAACCACTGATAGAAATAGAAAGGGGGACATacgaagagggagaaggcctCCTTGAACTCAGAAACCTGCTCCTCGGTGAGAGAGTCGGCCTGTAGCGAACAACGTCAGCTTGCGATGTTCTCCTGAATATGTGTTGCGAATGCCGCCTCATTGTCCCCTCAACCGCGGGGTTGCCAGGCAGTTGGTTCAAGGTCTCGGGCGCATCTGTTGACATGGAAGACTGACCATCTTGATGTGTTTGTAGTGAACGAAAGTTGGTTATGGATGCGTGGAAGCGATTCTGAAGGGATCTGATCTAGCAGCAGCGGTGTTTGCAGAAGGCCAAAGAACGAAGTGTAGCGTCTCGGCGAGCTGATGGAGTCGTCGTGAGGGTCAGATTAAATGAGACGCAAGCTTTCGAGAAGGGATGCGGGGCCCCCCCCTTCTGGAGAGGCGCCCGGGCCTCCAGCGGGCCTGCATTGCTGCCTTCTCCTAGGTGCGCGCAACTGCCAAGGCACCACGCCGCCTTCTGTTGGCATTGGCAGCTCCACCGTCACTGTCAGCCATGTTCCATAAGGCCCACAGGTGCTGGCAGCTGACGGCCGCCCTTCCCCCAAGGCTGTTCCAGCTCTCCAGCGCGCCAGCCAAGGGGTCCCAGCCGGACCTCTCACTGCGCCTCCTGCAATTGGCAATTGTGTCTGCTTCCAGTTGGCGTCATCATCCAGAGAGCGAGCGAGTAGCCGGAGCGCATTACGACGGTGATTTACGATGTGATGTCGCAACATCCACATTTGCGGCAACATACACCACAAGACGGCCCCTCACTCCTTTACAACTTCCCATAGCGAATTGAAGGGACCACTTCTACCCTTCCTGCGTCCGCCATGTGGCGAGACCGCACAAATCTGTAGGTGGCAGCTTGCCAGTTCGTTCTGTTTGCAAAGACGTGAGCTAACGTGTTTGATCCAGCTACATTTCGTACCGGCAGTCCTACGCCCACCACCCGGCACAACGAAATCGATATGGGCCATCCACCGTGGGCGAGCGCTTCGGCGGAAGCAGCGGCGCAAGCACAGGAGTGCTCTTCTCGGCAGACGAGGACCGCAGGGGCCTGTTATCTGCCGGAGCGTACGATGTGGACGATGGCGATGCCGTGATCGAAATGGACTTGCTTCCCCCACGATGGTCCGACGTGTCAGACGAAGTCAGCGAGATCTTGGCCGATATTGCGCAAAAGAGCCAGAAGCTGGAACGGCTGCATCAGAAACATGTGCTGCCGGGGTTCAACGACGAGGACACCAAAAAGGCCGAGGAAAGAGAGATTGAGAAGTTGACGCAGGCCATCACGAAGGGATTTCACGAATGCCACGGATGCATACAACGGATAGAGCAGATGGTTCGTGAGGGCAAACAGACGGGCCAGATGAGCAAGACCGACGAGACTATGGCCAAGAATATCCAGGTGAACTTGGCCACCAGGGTGCAGGAAGCGAGTTCGTTGTTTAGGAAGAAACAGAGCAATTATCTGAAGAGTAAGAATGCACCCAAATTGTCAAGTATGGAGCTATGGCGGATGCTGACTTTTGCAGAACTCAAGGGCATGTCTGGACTGATAAGCCCGATGGACCAAACATCGACATCATTAAGTGGGGGTGAACCATCTCTTATGGAATCTGATGCGGATAGAACTTATTCGCAAGCTACACTGCAGGCAGCTACACACCAGAAACTTCTCCACTCAAACGACGCTGCCATTGCGCAACGCGAGCGAGAGATTGAGGAGATCGCACAGGGCATCATCGACTTGGCGAATTTGTTCCGCGATTTACAAACGATGGTCATTGACCAGGGCACCATGCTGGACAGGATAGACTACAATGTCGAGTCCATGTCGAGCGACGTGAAAGAAGCTGCCAAGGAGCTCAAAGTTGCAGAAGGATatcagaagaagacgatCAAGCGGAAGATCATATTACTTTTGTTGCTTCTAATCGCCGCGGTAATCATATTGTTGGTCATCAAGCCCAAGAACCACGGGGGCTCACCACCCAGCCCCCCACCAAGCGAGGACGATTAGAGGGATCACAATACACACTTGGCACGGCGCATATTTGGAGGGTTTGTTTGACTAGTGTAGAAGGGAGGCTTCCAAGGACTAGAAGAATGCTCCCAGACTGGAGCAAAGAGCGCAAATGCTTTTGTACCACCTAATTGAGATATGTATGATATTTAATACCTATATGCCACTGCCTTTCTCCTTCTTAAAAAGTGGACCCGACAGGGTTGAAGCTTCACAAGCAAAAGGAGGAGCCTGGCTGGAGAAAACGACGTAGTCTCCTGTGAAAACGGCCGTAGCCACATTTGGCACCAACGTCGGAAATCATACAAAAACACCAGTGGCAGGCCGCCTGCACAACCCACACATTTGCAAGGCCTCTTTAGCTCCAATCTGCACCTGGTTTGGCACGTTTTGGTGGACTTTTGACCTGGAATTCAATGCCACAGATGTTTTGATAGGCATCGTGGCCATCGAAGGTGTTGGATAATGGCTCGCGTTGGTGCGGTTGCAACTTAGACGGCATCCAGTTAaaaccaccactcaccaccaccacccagttGACCAGCCAATTGAACCACCGGCCAATTTAACCACCTAAGGCCACACCGGTCTTACAATCCAATTGCGGGCCGAAGCCAGTGAGGTGCTCGCTGTTGTGGTGAGAGGCCGTTGAAATATTTGTCGGATGGGCCTGCACGAAAACACCCTGTTTTTTGGTGCGTTTTCACCATTTTTTGATGTTGAGTCAATCCTGGCTCTATATGGCTAGCGTCGTTTTCAACAGGAGACTACATCGTTTTCTCCAGCCCAGGCTCCAAAAGGGGCTCGCAGCCGAACAATCTGCTTAGTAAACCCGGAGCACAGACCACACCTTCCCCGGTTACAGCCCGCTTTGCTCCGTCATTCCGCTGTCCCAAGCTTTCGAACCTCTTGCTGACCACCCGAATCAATTGAACATCAGCTTTGTTTGTTGTCGCCGACGCCGAACCGCCAAAAAACACCAACCGCACTTTTTCAAATCTCCGCTCACTTTTCTCACAATGGGGTAAGCAATTCCTCGGCTTAAGGGATAGGagtttggaggggaggggaggggagaagcTTGCAATTCTCGCGCATGGGGGAAAATACCGACGACATTGGAGGGTCATACGATTGCGGTTGGAGAGGGGTTGAAAGCGACACCACAACAATCACGACGTGAACAACGACGGGGAATAGAGTAGTcgggttgagggggaagaaCAGAGGGAGGGGATATGGAGAGAAGGAACAGAAAAGGCTAATGGGTTGTCTGTAGTCTCGTCGACGCTCCCAACAAGGtcccccaccagcagcggGTTTACCAGGCTGCCTACCGGGCTCACACTCGTATCTGGAGAATCGTGAGtgttccccttccccagtCGCAAGGAAAAcagaggtggagggggttcTGTCCGCTGGAAAGACCTGGCGGTCATTCAAAAGCAGAATACGGACATGGCAACACGAGGAGGTATCAAACATGACGTACTAACCTACGATTCCCTCAAAACAGAGCCCCCGCTCCGGCCTCATGCTCACCCCTTACTACGCCCTCATGTGGGGTACCTTCGGTGGTATGTATCACTCCTTGAGAGTACCAGCAAAGACAGTTAGTTTGGCTGACAGAATCAAAACAGCCTCCATGTACGCCATGGGCCGTCAGGTTTGCGGTTACAAGACCTGGTTCGGCAAGAACTAAGCCTACCGCATATCAGATGATGCAGTTTAGCCGTGGGAAGTGAGGGGAGATAGAACAAGGCGGGGATCGAACCTTGGACCACCGCTGGAAACTTGTACATGTGTGTAGCAAGAGGTTGCTGAGAAACAGCAATAGAACGGAGGTTGCCTTTATTTACCAATGTGTTTCTTCCATGTGGTGTGTCCTATGATGGCGCGGGATAACTGAGCTTATTCGGTATGTCCGCCGCTTGCCGAGGCTGATATGTTTGATGAATTCTGGTTGGTCTTCTTTCACTCTAGCAGTTGTATTCAAGTCACTTTTTGTATGCTATATGTTCCTTtggcaaaaaaaaagctgTGCTCCCATTGATCTTTTGACGCCTACACCCTTAAAACCCGAGAAGTCCTGTGCAGCAAATATATAAAGCCCCATCTAAAAGTACATTAATGCGAATAGGCCATGGCTCCTCGTTGTAatttatgatgggtatcgTCACCACACCTTTCAGCTTCCAACCTCCAAGTCTCAACAGGTTTAATAACCCTCAGCACCGGGggccttctcgtccttgcGCAAGCTGACCAGCAACTCCCTGAATCGTTCCTTGCCAGAGCCCGAAGCACCACCCTTCGCGCCCTTGCCGCTCACATCGACAATCTTGGCGATGCGCTCCCAGCTGGTGCCGCCCGATGTGGTGTCCTCACGGCTGGCCAGGAactcctcagcctccttccTTGACTGGGCAAtggtcttctccttcttgttgttgtagttCTCGTAGAAGTCATCGATGTTCTGCTGGGCCTCCTTGACCGTCTCGGCGCGCTGCTGAGCGAACTGCTCTGCCCGCTTGGCGTTGCCGGCGTCCCGCTTCTCCCTCCACTCCTTAATCACTTggggctcctcctcctcttgggcGTAAGCGTTGTAGCCGGAGTTGTAGCTGACGGAGGgaccggtgatggtggtggttccgGCGGGGGGTGTGAGGCCCTGATAACTCGTCAACGTTGAAACTCTTTATACACAGACACAGCGGCATGTAATGTTGGGTGTTCTTCCATACCTCAATTGGGCTGGTGATGTCAGGGAATTGGCTATCAAACGCAGCACTGTTATTGCCGGTGGCAGAGATGCCGCCTCCTAGcaggtcgtcgtcatcctcgtcgaaGCCGGCGTCCTCGACTGTCGCGAACTGGTTGGCGTCGTCACCGAGAATGGCCTTCTCGCGCTCTAGGAAGTTGCTGGTTGTGGGAACCTCGGAGGCATCCTGGACGCCGGTCTGGGCTGCATGCGAAAGTGTTAGAAGCGACCTGTTTCCATCAAGGTACAGGGTATATAGGGGGCTCCAGTCGACTTACCGCCGGAGTCGAAGTCCTCCAACGATGGGAATCTGTCAGCCATGGTGATTGTGTCTGGTGGTGCCGAAGTTCAAGCGAGGTTATTCGAGGAATATGACAGAATGGCAGGTTTGGAggatcggtggtggtgtttgttcGAATAAATCCAGAAAGAGGTGCCTTTGATCGCGCCAGGTTGCTGCGCTTGCGCTGGGCTCCGGGGgctctggctggctggcACCTGGAGCTTGCAGGAGTGATTGGCTAACAAGGGGAGGCTCCAGCATATGCTTCAATCGGGCACACTGCCACGACTATGCAATAATCAGGTACCGAAACAGTCTTTGATGCATTTGGAACTGGGCAACAACTTCCCAGATCCATTTAAAGcttccacatccccatctACTTTTCCCATTTCATCTCTGcagcaaacaaacaaaaaacaaactGCGCATTCACTCTGTCCCATCCATCTTCTCTGCCTGGCCACTACGCCTGGACGTTTGGTAGGAAGTGTAGCTCCTGATAGTGCGATTACTCGTGGCAGAGCTCTTGCAGGCCAAAGCAAGCCGCGACGTCCGCTTTCTCAAAGTTCGGCCATCTGAACCGTGATTTGAGAGCAAGCTTCTGATTGGGGACCCAttcacaaccaccccatTATCATCAGATTTATTGCCCGTCTGCTTCAGTTTCGGCCATCTTGTGTTCAACCAACCCCCGCAGGCCATAGCAACACATCCACACATTTTATCTGTTTTCTCAGTCTGTATATTCA
Encoded proteins:
- the CMD1 gene encoding calmodulin (COG:T; EggNog:ENOG503NVWG), whose protein sequence is MADSLTEEQVSEFKEAFSLFDKDGDGQITTKELGTVMRSLGQNPSESELQDMINEVDADNNGTIDFPEFLTMMARKMKDTDSEEEIREAFKVFDRDNNGFISAAELRHVMTSIGEKLTDDEVDEMIREADQDGDGRIDYNEFVQLMMQK
- the tlg2 gene encoding t-SNARE affecting a late Golgi compartment protein 2 (COG:U; EggNog:ENOG503NYTG); amino-acid sequence: MWRDRTNLYISYRQSYAHHPAQRNRYGPSTVGERFGGSSGASTGVLFSADEDRRGLLSAGAYDVDDGDAVIEMDLLPPRWSDVSDEVSEILADIAQKSQKLERLHQKHVLPGFNDEDTKKAEEREIEKLTQAITKGFHECHGCIQRIEQMVREGKQTGQMSKTDETMAKNIQVNLATRVQEASSLFRKKQSNYLKKLKGMSGLISPMDQTSTSLSGGEPSLMESDADRTYSQATLQAATHQKLLHSNDAAIAQREREIEEIAQGIIDLANLFRDLQTMVIDQGTMLDRIDYNVESMSSDVKEAAKELKVAEGYQKKTIKRKIILLLLLLIAAVIILLVIKPKNHGGSPPSPPPSEDD
- a CDS encoding uncharacterized protein (EggNog:ENOG503P7JT; COG:S), yielding MGLVDAPNKVPHQQRVYQAAYRAHTRIWRISPRSGLMLTPYYALMWGTFGASMYAMGRQVCGYKTWFGKN
- the clc1 gene encoding Clathrin light chain (COG:U; EggNog:ENOG503P0SF; BUSCO:EOG09264XOC) — encoded protein: MADRFPSLEDFDSGAQTGVQDASEVPTTSNFLEREKAILGDDANQFATVEDAGFDEDDDDLLGGGISATGNNSAAFDSQFPDITSPIEGLTPPAGTTTITGPSVSYNSGYNAYAQEEEEPQVIKEWREKRDAGNAKRAEQFAQQRAETVKEAQQNIDDFYENYNNKKEKTIAQSRKEAEEFLASREDTTSGGTSWERIAKIVDVSGKGAKGGASGSGKERFRELLVSLRKDEKAPGAEGY